A region of Malaciobacter marinus DNA encodes the following proteins:
- a CDS encoding acyl-[ACP]--phospholipid O-acyltransferase encodes MKNYSKIKMAFLFVVFCNVFVDISHKIILQNIAFKVFDGSTQVFWISIINLLIIIPFILLFSFSGYLSDRFNKRDILIYGAFSSFSLSLLILLAYMFSSFYLAMFFLFCLAIQSAIYSPAKFGIIIDIYGKNNIALGNSHLQAISIIAILFTMAVFSYIFETFYTTYNLSILTNQNELLNSVMPLAFCIIPIAFLELTVSFLVLKKLKINKKRKAYAFDLKRYIKGDLLAKNIKHITSNHIIFLSIIGLSVFWAVSQGMLAVFPSYAKQYLNIQDVFIINIILASSGIGIALGAFFYSKYSRHYIEVGTIPIAAIFMATTIFTSTLLQTPTQLIINFIFFGFFGGLFIVPLNSLIQFNSKRVKLGTILAGSNWLQSIFMFAILVMTTIVSYYNLDTLYTIYILLAITIIGAFYTVISIPQSMILFFLKFIVGLKYKLEVSGVDNIDSNKGVLLLGNHVSWIDWAIIYMATPRDIKFVMEKSIYEKWYLNWLLKFFNAISISSYSSKKSFSIIANELDKKNVVVIFPEGAITRNGHLGEFKKGFERILSLTTQDVDVVAFYIRGLWESMFSRANKKFIQNRRTNLVTVSFSKPIKKDKANANRIKNEVLDLSTTAWVEHIKNMQTVPCEIFDRLKQVKTKTIITDSTGLTLSAYKFLTVSILFKNLLKKYEESSIAVMLPASAAGSFINTALLMLGKKVINVNYTSSFKVVVNSLKKAEAKRVITSKKFLEKLKDKGINLDELENNFELIILEEEKKKLSKLKGLITLLSVVTLPSFILKTFHIKKIKKDSTALIMFSSGSEDTPKAIELSHDNIVGNCSQIANVLNVNDEDIILGSLPLFHAFGTVVTTFLPLMEGVFAVCSADPTDGQTIAKQVSKYKVTIMCGTSTFFRLYTKNRKINPLMFESLRFVIAGAEKLSEKVANEFYKKFNKQILEGYGTTETSPVAACNLPNIVASDFSIQKGTLKGSVGMPIPGTMIKIVNPETFEPLEVEEEGMVLISGIQVMKGYLNDKEKTKSVLKQIDGRTWYITGDKGKINSEGFLSIVDRYSRFAKLGGEMISLSFIERKIEKLIDDDIEIVASVMKDEKKGEKIVLLLSNISSLKLQELKQKIKNSFDNKLLIPSEYKVVEQIPRLGSGKMDFKAVSKLASNED; translated from the coding sequence ATGAAAAATTATTCTAAAATTAAAATGGCATTTTTATTTGTTGTTTTTTGTAATGTATTCGTGGATATTTCCCATAAGATTATTCTTCAAAATATCGCATTTAAGGTTTTTGATGGCTCTACTCAAGTTTTTTGGATATCTATAATAAATCTTTTAATCATTATCCCTTTTATATTATTGTTTTCTTTTAGTGGATACTTAAGTGATAGATTTAATAAGCGAGATATTTTAATATATGGAGCATTTTCTTCTTTTAGTTTAAGCTTATTGATACTTCTTGCATATATGTTTTCAAGTTTTTACTTAGCAATGTTTTTTCTTTTTTGTTTAGCTATTCAAAGTGCTATTTATTCACCTGCAAAGTTTGGAATAATAATAGATATTTATGGTAAAAATAATATTGCTTTAGGAAATTCTCATTTGCAAGCTATTTCTATTATTGCAATTTTATTTACTATGGCTGTTTTTTCTTATATTTTTGAAACTTTTTATACTACATATAATTTAAGTATTCTTACAAATCAAAATGAATTATTAAATAGTGTAATGCCACTTGCTTTTTGTATTATTCCTATTGCTTTTTTAGAGCTTACAGTATCATTTTTAGTATTGAAAAAATTAAAAATAAACAAAAAAAGAAAAGCTTATGCTTTTGATTTAAAAAGATATATCAAAGGTGACTTACTTGCAAAAAATATAAAACACATTACATCAAATCATATAATATTTTTATCAATTATAGGTCTTAGTGTTTTTTGGGCTGTTTCACAAGGTATGCTTGCAGTATTTCCATCTTATGCAAAACAGTATTTAAATATACAAGATGTATTTATAATAAATATAATTTTAGCCTCAAGTGGAATAGGAATTGCATTGGGAGCATTTTTTTATTCAAAGTATTCAAGACATTATATTGAAGTAGGAACCATTCCTATTGCAGCCATATTTATGGCAACAACAATTTTCACTTCTACTTTACTACAAACGCCAACACAACTAATAATAAATTTTATATTTTTTGGTTTCTTTGGAGGCTTGTTTATTGTTCCTTTAAATTCATTGATTCAATTTAATAGTAAAAGAGTAAAACTTGGGACTATTTTAGCAGGAAGCAATTGGCTTCAATCAATTTTCATGTTTGCAATTTTAGTTATGACAACTATTGTTTCGTATTATAATTTAGATACTTTATATACAATTTATATTTTACTTGCAATTACTATTATTGGTGCTTTTTATACAGTTATATCAATTCCTCAATCTATGATACTATTTTTTTTAAAATTTATTGTTGGTTTAAAGTATAAGCTTGAAGTTAGTGGAGTTGATAATATTGATTCAAATAAAGGAGTTTTACTTTTAGGAAATCATGTTTCATGGATTGATTGGGCAATAATTTATATGGCAACTCCAAGAGATATTAAGTTTGTAATGGAAAAATCAATTTATGAAAAGTGGTATTTAAACTGGCTTTTGAAGTTTTTTAATGCCATATCTATTTCTAGTTATTCAAGCAAAAAAAGCTTTTCAATAATTGCAAATGAACTTGATAAGAAAAATGTAGTAGTGATTTTTCCAGAAGGAGCAATTACAAGAAATGGACACTTAGGAGAGTTTAAAAAAGGTTTTGAAAGAATTTTATCTTTAACTACACAAGATGTAGATGTGGTAGCTTTTTATATAAGAGGTTTATGGGAGAGTATGTTCTCAAGAGCAAATAAAAAATTTATTCAAAATAGAAGAACAAATTTAGTTACAGTTTCCTTTTCAAAACCAATAAAAAAAGATAAAGCAAATGCAAATAGAATCAAAAATGAGGTTTTAGATTTATCTACTACAGCTTGGGTAGAGCATATAAAAAATATGCAAACTGTTCCTTGTGAAATTTTTGATAGATTAAAGCAAGTAAAAACAAAAACTATAATTACAGATTCAACAGGACTTACATTAAGTGCATACAAATTTTTAACTGTTTCAATACTTTTTAAAAATCTTTTAAAAAAGTATGAAGAGAGTAGTATCGCTGTTATGCTTCCTGCAAGTGCTGCTGGAAGCTTTATAAATACAGCTTTATTAATGCTTGGAAAAAAAGTAATAAATGTAAATTATACAAGCTCTTTTAAAGTAGTTGTAAATTCACTTAAAAAAGCAGAAGCAAAAAGAGTAATAACTTCTAAAAAGTTTTTAGAAAAATTAAAAGATAAGGGAATAAATCTTGATGAATTAGAAAATAATTTTGAACTTATTATTTTAGAAGAGGAAAAGAAAAAGTTATCAAAATTAAAAGGATTAATAACTTTATTAAGTGTAGTTACCCTTCCAAGTTTTATATTGAAAACTTTTCATATAAAAAAAATAAAAAAAGATTCAACTGCACTTATTATGTTTAGTAGTGGAAGTGAAGATACTCCAAAAGCAATTGAATTAAGCCATGATAATATTGTTGGAAACTGTTCACAAATTGCAAATGTATTAAATGTAAATGATGAAGATATTATTTTAGGTTCATTACCCCTTTTTCATGCTTTTGGAACAGTTGTAACAACTTTTTTACCTTTAATGGAAGGAGTTTTCGCAGTTTGTAGTGCAGACCCAACTGATGGCCAGACTATTGCAAAACAAGTTAGTAAGTATAAGGTTACTATTATGTGTGGAACTTCTACTTTTTTTAGACTTTATACAAAAAATAGGAAAATAAATCCTTTAATGTTTGAATCTTTAAGGTTTGTAATAGCAGGTGCAGAAAAATTAAGTGAAAAAGTTGCAAATGAGTTTTATAAAAAGTTTAATAAGCAGATTTTAGAAGGTTATGGGACAACTGAAACTTCACCTGTTGCAGCTTGTAATTTACCTAATATTGTTGCTTCTGATTTTAGTATTCAAAAAGGAACATTAAAAGGAAGCGTTGGTATGCCAATACCTGGAACTATGATAAAAATAGTTAATCCTGAAACCTTTGAGCCTTTAGAAGTTGAAGAAGAAGGAATGGTTTTAATTAGTGGTATTCAGGTTATGAAAGGCTATTTAAATGATAAAGAAAAAACAAAAAGTGTATTAAAACAAATAGATGGTAGAACTTGGTATATCACAGGTGATAAAGGAAAAATAAATAGTGAAGGATTTTTGAGCATTGTTGATAGATATTCAAGATTTGCAAAGCTTGGTGGAGAGATGATAAGCCTATCTTTTATAGAAAGAAAAATTGAAAAACTTATTGATGATGATATTG
- a CDS encoding ArsR/SmtB family transcription factor: METFLKTISAVNDETRLRILNFIDINKQVCVCDIENSFDMIQSRVSRHLKILKEAGFLSVERKGRWAYYDIRTPMDEFRQSILKEISYLELNIPILKKSCSNEKDGATI, translated from the coding sequence ATGGAAACTTTTTTAAAAACAATAAGCGCAGTAAATGATGAGACAAGATTACGAATTTTAAACTTTATTGACATTAATAAACAAGTTTGTGTTTGTGATATAGAAAACTCTTTTGATATGATTCAATCAAGAGTTTCAAGACACTTAAAAATATTAAAAGAAGCTGGTTTTTTAAGTGTTGAAAGAAAAGGAAGATGGGCTTATTATGATATAAGAACTCCAATGGATGAATTTAGACAATCTATTTTAAAAGAGATTAGTTATCTTGAGTTAAATATACCTATACTTAAAAAAAGTTGCTCAAATGAAAAAGATGGAGCAACTATATGA
- a CDS encoding arsenic transporter yields MILASGIFLLTLIFVIWQPKGLQIGTTAVIGAIIALIAGVVSFSDVQIVTSIVWDATLAFIGIIILSLVLDEIGFFEWAALKMARFSNGNGLKMFVYSILLGAFVSALFANDGAALILTPILLAKMRILKLNLKTIIAFLLAGGFISDSASLPFVFSNLTNIVTANYFNIGFAQYFFDMFIPYIISVIASIFFLWLILRKDIPKSVDISLLKEPKTAIKDMKLFYFSWLFLAVLLVGYFIGDIYGLPVSLFALGGGIIFLIIASIAKTVNPKTIIKDAPWQVVWFSIGLYIVVYGLKNAGLTDYLTIVLKDLSLRGDAIAVISTGFIAAFLSAIMNNMPTIMIMDIALEDIGNQAMIYANIVGCNLGPKMTPFGSLATLLWLHVLAKKGVNISFAQYSKFGMIITPPVLLIVLLTLI; encoded by the coding sequence ATGATATTAGCAAGTGGGATTTTTCTACTAACTCTTATTTTTGTTATTTGGCAACCAAAAGGTTTACAAATAGGAACAACAGCAGTAATTGGAGCAATAATTGCTTTAATAGCAGGTGTTGTAAGTTTTAGTGATGTACAAATTGTTACAAGTATAGTATGGGATGCAACTTTAGCATTTATAGGTATTATTATTCTTTCTTTAGTACTTGACGAAATTGGTTTTTTTGAGTGGGCTGCACTTAAAATGGCAAGATTTTCAAATGGAAATGGTTTGAAAATGTTTGTTTACTCTATCTTATTGGGTGCTTTTGTTTCAGCACTTTTTGCAAATGATGGAGCAGCACTTATACTAACTCCTATTTTACTTGCAAAAATGAGAATATTAAAACTAAATTTAAAAACTATTATTGCATTTTTACTTGCTGGTGGATTTATAAGTGATAGTGCATCTTTACCTTTTGTATTCTCAAATCTTACAAATATAGTTACTGCTAATTACTTTAATATAGGATTTGCTCAATATTTCTTTGATATGTTTATTCCTTATATTATAAGTGTAATAGCATCAATATTTTTCTTATGGCTAATTTTAAGAAAAGATATTCCAAAAAGTGTTGATATATCACTTTTAAAAGAGCCAAAAACTGCTATTAAAGATATGAAACTATTCTATTTTTCATGGCTATTTTTAGCAGTTTTACTTGTAGGTTATTTTATTGGAGATATTTATGGATTGCCTGTTAGTTTATTTGCTTTAGGTGGAGGTATAATCTTCTTAATAATTGCAAGTATAGCAAAAACAGTAAATCCAAAAACTATTATAAAAGATGCACCATGGCAAGTTGTATGGTTTAGTATTGGACTTTATATAGTTGTTTATGGACTTAAAAATGCAGGATTAACTGATTATTTGACAATAGTTTTAAAAGATTTAAGCTTAAGAGGTGATGCAATTGCAGTTATAAGTACAGGTTTTATTGCAGCATTTTTAAGTGCTATTATGAATAATATGCCAACAATTATGATTATGGATATAGCTTTAGAAGATATTGGAAATCAAGCTATGATTTACGCAAATATAGTAGGATGTAACTTAGGACCAAAAATGACTCCATTTGGTAGTTTAGCCACGCTATTATGGCTTCATGTCTTAGCAAAAAAAGGTGTAAATATCTCTTTTGCCCAATATAGTAAATTTGGGATGATAATAACACCACCAGTACTATTAATAGTACTACTTACATTAATTTAA
- a CDS encoding arsenate reductase ArsC, which produces MEKKVLILCTGNSCRSIIAEALINAKCDGISADSSGVKASGKVNANAKKILEDKGIWQEKYHSKTIDTVIDNEYDLIVTVCDNANETCPMFPKKTKVIHVGFEDPDGKDFEAFKKTYIEIEEILLPKVKHALL; this is translated from the coding sequence ATGGAAAAAAAAGTTTTAATTTTATGCACAGGAAACTCTTGTAGAAGTATCATAGCAGAGGCTTTAATAAATGCAAAATGTGATGGTATAAGTGCTGATTCTAGTGGAGTAAAAGCTAGTGGAAAAGTAAACGCTAATGCTAAAAAAATTCTTGAAGATAAAGGAATTTGGCAAGAGAAATATCATTCAAAAACAATTGATACAGTAATAGATAATGAATACGATTTAATAGTAACTGTGTGTGATAATGCAAATGAAACTTGCCCTATGTTTCCCAAAAAGACTAAAGTTATTCATGTGGGATTTGAAGATCCAGATGGAAAAGATTTTGAAGCATTTAAAAAAACATATATAGAAATAGAAGAAATATTACTTCCTAAAGTAAAACATGCACTTTTATAA
- a CDS encoding permease — protein MFDWLVNLSAIFVFDTLNLERGSHLGEALHFFIYDTIKIFILLITIIYIVTLLRSYFPIEKAREYISGKNKIVGHFLAAIFGVITPFCSCSAIPLFLGFLQARIPLGVTFSYLISAPLSDAVVIALLFSLFGWKIALLYVGIGVLIAIVAGLIIGSMNLDKEVLIEVKPIDAQYQEEKEPFSYKLKEAWINTDDIFRKIYLYVIIGVGIGAFIHGYIPADFITKYAGGNAWYAPIVGVIMGIPMYSNAAGILPLVEVLTQKGMLLGTALSFMMAVVALSLPEAMILKRVLSIKLISIFFGIVGSAILLTGYLFNAIL, from the coding sequence ATGTTTGATTGGCTCGTAAATTTAAGTGCAATATTTGTATTTGACACTTTAAATCTTGAAAGAGGTAGCCATTTAGGTGAAGCTTTACATTTTTTTATTTATGACACTATAAAAATTTTTATACTTTTAATTACTATTATTTATATTGTTACACTTTTAAGAAGTTATTTTCCTATTGAAAAAGCAAGAGAGTATATTAGTGGTAAAAACAAGATTGTTGGTCATTTTTTAGCTGCAATTTTTGGAGTTATCACCCCTTTTTGTTCTTGTAGTGCAATTCCTTTATTTTTAGGTTTTTTACAAGCTAGAATACCTTTAGGAGTTACTTTTTCATATTTAATCTCAGCTCCACTTAGTGATGCTGTTGTTATTGCTTTACTGTTTTCACTATTTGGTTGGAAAATTGCTTTACTTTATGTTGGTATTGGAGTACTTATTGCTATTGTAGCTGGATTAATTATTGGAAGTATGAATTTAGACAAAGAGGTTTTAATTGAAGTAAAGCCTATTGATGCACAATATCAAGAAGAGAAAGAACCTTTTTCTTATAAACTTAAAGAAGCATGGATAAATACTGATGATATATTTAGAAAAATATATTTATATGTAATTATAGGTGTTGGTATTGGTGCATTTATACATGGCTATATTCCAGCTGATTTTATAACAAAATATGCAGGTGGAAATGCTTGGTATGCTCCAATAGTTGGTGTAATTATGGGAATTCCTATGTATAGTAATGCAGCTGGGATTTTACCCCTTGTAGAAGTATTAACACAAAAAGGAATGCTTCTAGGAACTGCCTTATCTTTTATGATGGCTGTTGTTGCTTTAAGTCTTCCAGAAGCTATGATTTTAAAAAGGGTTTTAAGTATAAAGTTAATATCAATATTTTTTGGTATTGTAGGAAGTGCCATACTTTTAACTGGGTACTTATTTAACGCGATTTTATAA
- a CDS encoding thioredoxin family protein — protein MKLQILGTGCPKCKALEETVKKAVSKVGGFHEVEKVEDLVEIMSFNVMSTPALVIDGKVKSNGKLLNEQEVISLMNSSS, from the coding sequence ATGAAATTACAAATACTTGGAACAGGTTGTCCTAAATGCAAAGCTTTAGAAGAAACTGTAAAAAAAGCAGTTTCAAAAGTTGGTGGTTTTCATGAAGTTGAAAAAGTTGAAGATCTTGTAGAAATTATGAGTTTCAATGTTATGAGTACACCAGCACTTGTAATTGATGGAAAAGTAAAATCAAATGGTAAACTTTTAAATGAACAAGAAGTTATATCTTTAATGAATAGTTCTTCTTAA
- the corA gene encoding magnesium/cobalt transporter CorA, with product MIKFYIKDKRQPLGIEALSDLENLKDVYWIDMVSPALDVLKLVENNFDIKFPTKQESQEIEISSRYWEENESIEINSFFLLFKEDYAKNETVSFILKNELLISIRYTQLKTFDDISRKIASSGFKIFKSGDDILNAILDIRIDSVADIVEDLSKEITKLRRLVLTDYKNKDEDILGKISKLEELNMLIIENLKDKQRILASLLKSHLCKQDIKEDISIMLKDIRSLVDYTQFNFERLEYLQNVFVGVLSIEQTKVVKIFTIVNVVFLPPTLIASIYGMNFALMPELKWEYGYLFSLGLMALSVITPLYIFKKKGWM from the coding sequence ATGATAAAATTTTATATTAAAGACAAAAGACAGCCATTAGGGATTGAAGCCTTATCAGATTTAGAAAACTTAAAAGATGTTTATTGGATTGATATGGTTTCTCCAGCTTTAGATGTATTAAAATTAGTAGAAAATAATTTTGATATAAAATTTCCAACAAAACAAGAGAGTCAAGAAATTGAAATAAGTTCAAGGTATTGGGAAGAAAATGAAAGCATAGAAATAAATAGTTTCTTTTTACTCTTTAAAGAAGATTATGCAAAAAATGAAACTGTTTCATTTATTTTAAAAAATGAACTTCTAATCTCAATTAGATATACACAATTAAAAACTTTTGATGATATTTCTAGGAAAATAGCCTCATCTGGATTTAAGATTTTTAAAAGTGGTGATGATATTTTAAATGCCATACTTGATATAAGAATTGATTCTGTTGCTGATATTGTAGAAGATCTTTCAAAAGAGATTACAAAACTAAGAAGACTTGTATTAACAGATTATAAAAATAAAGATGAAGATATTTTAGGAAAGATATCAAAACTTGAAGAACTAAATATGCTAATAATAGAAAACTTAAAAGATAAACAAAGAATTTTAGCTTCACTACTAAAATCTCATCTTTGCAAACAAGATATAAAAGAAGATATCTCTATTATGCTTAAAGATATTCGCTCACTTGTTGATTATACTCAATTTAATTTTGAAAGATTAGAATACTTACAAAATGTTTTCGTTGGCGTTTTAAGTATTGAGCAAACAAAAGTTGTAAAAATTTTTACAATAGTAAATGTTGTCTTTCTTCCTCCTACACTAATAGCAAGTATATATGGTATGAACTTTGCACTTATGCCTGAATTAAAATGGGAATATGGATATTTATTTTCCCTTGGATTAATGGCTCTATCAGTTATAACGCCTTTGTATATTTTCAAAAAGAAAGGTTGGATGTAA
- a CDS encoding SulP family inorganic anion transporter → MVKRYFKKEEWFGNIKNDSLAGIVVALALIPEAIAFSIIAGVDPKVGLYASFCIAVVISFVGGRPGMISAATGAMALLMVDLVKDYGLQYLLVATLLTGLIQIIAGYFKLGRFMSFVPRAVVVGFVNALAILIFMAQLPELIDVTWHVYALTALGLAIIYLFPYIPKIGTILPSPLVTIIILTLIVYFMGIDIRTVEDMGKLPDTLPIFLIPDVPFNFETLQIIFPYSVSLAVVGLLESLMTATIVDDLTDTTSDKNKECKGQGIANIVSGFFGGMAGCAMIGQSVINIKSGGRGRLSTFIAGFLLLIMVVFLSDIISIIPMAALVAVMIMVSIGTFDWGSIKNLKTLPLSTNIVMIVTVIVTVYTHNLAHGVVAGVLLASLFFANKISHFMYCNTSYDENKEIKTYEFVGQVFFNSADKFYETFDFKEVLDKVVIDLSRAHFWDVSAVYALDKAVIKLRREGTEVVVIGQNEASKTIIDRFGVHDRPEEIDKVMGGH, encoded by the coding sequence ATGGTAAAAAGGTACTTTAAAAAAGAAGAATGGTTTGGAAACATAAAGAATGATTCCTTAGCTGGTATTGTTGTTGCACTTGCACTTATTCCAGAAGCAATTGCATTTTCAATTATTGCAGGTGTTGATCCAAAAGTAGGACTTTATGCTTCATTTTGTATTGCAGTTGTAATATCTTTTGTTGGTGGACGTCCTGGTATGATTAGTGCAGCAACTGGTGCTATGGCTTTACTTATGGTTGACTTAGTAAAAGATTACGGTCTTCAATATTTACTTGTTGCGACTTTATTAACAGGATTAATTCAAATTATTGCAGGCTATTTTAAGCTTGGAAGATTTATGAGTTTTGTTCCAAGAGCTGTTGTTGTAGGGTTTGTAAATGCACTTGCAATTTTAATTTTTATGGCTCAACTTCCAGAACTTATAGATGTAACATGGCATGTATATGCATTAACTGCTCTTGGATTAGCAATTATTTATCTATTTCCTTATATTCCTAAAATTGGAACTATTTTACCCTCACCTTTAGTAACTATTATTATTTTAACATTAATAGTATATTTTATGGGAATTGACATAAGAACTGTTGAGGATATGGGAAAACTACCTGATACTTTACCTATATTTTTAATTCCAGATGTACCATTTAACTTTGAAACTTTACAAATAATTTTTCCTTATTCAGTTTCACTAGCTGTAGTTGGTTTACTTGAATCTTTGATGACTGCAACTATAGTTGATGATTTAACAGATACTACTAGTGATAAAAATAAAGAGTGTAAGGGACAAGGTATTGCAAATATTGTTTCTGGCTTTTTTGGTGGTATGGCAGGTTGTGCTATGATTGGACAATCAGTAATTAACATCAAATCAGGTGGTAGAGGAAGATTATCAACATTTATTGCAGGTTTTTTACTTCTTATTATGGTTGTATTTTTAAGTGATATAATATCAATTATACCAATGGCTGCCCTTGTTGCTGTTATGATTATGGTATCAATTGGAACATTTGATTGGGGTTCAATTAAAAACTTGAAGACATTACCATTATCTACAAATATTGTTATGATTGTAACTGTAATAGTTACAGTTTATACTCATAACTTAGCCCATGGTGTAGTTGCAGGTGTACTACTTGCTTCACTATTTTTTGCTAATAAAATCTCGCACTTTATGTATTGTAACACTAGCTACGATGAAAATAAAGAGATTAAAACATATGAGTTTGTGGGACAAGTATTTTTCAATAGTGCTGATAAGTTCTATGAAACATTTGATTTTAAAGAAGTATTAGATAAAGTTGTAATAGATTTATCAAGAGCTCACTTTTGGGATGTATCTGCTGTTTATGCATTAGATAAAGCAGTTATAAAACTAAGACGTGAGGGAACAGAAGTTGTAGTAATAGGACAAAATGAAGCAAGTAAAACTATTATAGATAGATTTGGTGTACATGATAGACCAGAAGAGATTGATAAAGTAATGGGAGGGCATTAA
- a CDS encoding universal stress protein: MAYVLCCVDGKNYSYSACDYAVKISNNMNLPLKFLNIVVHNHYSSKVDLSGSIVLGERDDILQELAKEEEEQSKSAIKSGKEILNELKQRASQTCNNEVIISQIHGEVIDNILELEDEIEALVIGIKSKEEHEIGDNVKEIIRNIHKPVLLVNSDYVEPKKLLVAYNGSSESKKLLQQTSSNPLFKDVKRDIVNLNTNKIESATLLQEAKEIYSKKDYEVETKTLDGTSEDLLINYFNENSCDILAMGAFGHSRVKEFIFGSFTSKVLSKMKKPLLLFR, encoded by the coding sequence ATGGCTTATGTATTATGTTGTGTAGATGGTAAAAACTACTCTTATTCTGCTTGTGATTATGCAGTTAAGATTTCAAATAATATGAATCTTCCTTTGAAGTTTTTAAATATAGTTGTTCACAATCACTACTCTAGTAAAGTTGATTTATCTGGAAGTATAGTTCTTGGAGAAAGAGATGATATATTACAAGAACTTGCAAAAGAAGAAGAAGAGCAAAGTAAATCTGCAATTAAATCAGGAAAAGAGATTTTAAATGAACTTAAACAAAGAGCTTCACAAACTTGTAACAATGAAGTAATTATATCTCAAATTCATGGAGAGGTTATTGATAATATTTTAGAGCTTGAAGATGAAATTGAAGCTTTAGTAATAGGTATTAAAAGCAAAGAAGAGCATGAAATTGGAGATAATGTAAAAGAGATTATTAGAAATATACATAAACCTGTACTTTTAGTAAATAGTGATTATGTAGAGCCTAAAAAACTCCTTGTAGCATATAATGGTTCAAGTGAATCAAAAAAACTTTTACAACAAACATCAAGTAACCCACTATTTAAAGATGTAAAAAGAGATATAGTAAATCTTAATACCAATAAAATAGAATCAGCAACACTTCTACAAGAAGCAAAAGAGATTTATTCTAAAAAAGATTATGAAGTAGAAACAAAGACTTTAGATGGAACAAGTGAAGATTTACTTATAAACTATTTTAATGAAAATAGTTGTGATATTTTAGCAATGGGTGCATTTGGACACTCAAGGGTAAAAGAGTTCATTTTTGGAAGCTTTACATCAAAAGTTCTTTCAAAGATGAAAAAACCTTTGCTTTTATTTAGATAA
- the rarD gene encoding EamA family transporter RarD: MSEKKLGLLYALCAFLFWGLTPMYYKQITMVPPFEILAHRVVFSVVVLVFLLFISKQFNTLKPIFKSLAKMKYLIFASILISINWFTFIYSISVNKIVEASLGYFITPLVTVALGFLIFQERVNKAQGIAIVLAIIAVVYQLATLGTIPIIALTLAFSFGFYGMVRKKIAISSIPGLFIETIVILPIALIYLNFLVQNEQSVFNTLSSYDMTILSLSGLVTVVPLLWFNAAATRMSLTALGFIQYIGPTVAFLVAVFVYDEVLNVNKLITFTLIWIALLIFSFDGLKRRKA, from the coding sequence GTGAGTGAAAAAAAATTAGGATTATTATATGCACTTTGTGCTTTTCTTTTTTGGGGTTTAACTCCAATGTACTACAAGCAAATTACTATGGTTCCTCCATTTGAGATTTTAGCTCATAGGGTTGTTTTTTCTGTTGTAGTGCTTGTATTTTTACTATTTATTAGTAAACAATTTAATACTTTAAAGCCGATTTTTAAAAGTCTTGCAAAGATGAAGTATTTGATTTTTGCATCAATTTTAATATCAATTAATTGGTTTACATTTATATATTCAATTTCTGTAAATAAAATAGTTGAAGCAAGCTTGGGATATTTTATTACACCTTTAGTAACTGTTGCTTTAGGATTTTTGATTTTTCAAGAAAGGGTAAATAAAGCACAAGGTATTGCAATTGTTTTAGCAATAATTGCAGTTGTTTATCAGCTTGCAACACTAGGAACAATTCCTATAATTGCACTGACTTTAGCCTTTTCATTTGGATTTTATGGAATGGTTAGAAAAAAAATTGCAATTTCATCTATTCCTGGGCTTTTTATAGAAACAATAGTTATTTTACCAATAGCTTTGATATACTTAAACTTTTTAGTACAAAATGAGCAAAGTGTATTTAATACTTTAAGCTCTTATGATATGACAATACTATCTTTAAGCGGACTTGTAACAGTAGTTCCTCTTTTATGGTTCAATGCAGCTGCTACTAGAATGAGTTTAACAGCTTTAGGGTTTATTCAGTATATAGGACCAACCGTTGCATTTTTAGTTGCAGTATTTGTTTATGATGAGGTTTTAAATGTAAACAAACTTATTACATTTACACTTATTTGGATAGCTTTATTAATCTTTTCATTTGATGGTTTAAAAAGAAGAAAAGCTTAA